In Methanoregula sp., a single window of DNA contains:
- a CDS encoding C39 family peptidase: protein MKKPKIGIILLTLLIAAMAMVPIVSAADGSENSNQFGTVSASQKPDDEIAIVDVKEAESIALLNAKDLSVTSPDFTEWKDSLVKHAKTYYDLNDKEAAYVFEVMVNGEYDGYILVSATTGNYPVLEITKGRVPGYNDAKSADEEPVEKYTSQKGLTIIGSKPVYLGSLSYYRKYSVIDQDGTKETDVFVDEHTNEVVKESRSDVTDQEGAVVKVTGKMQAKKKADIRAQWDKQRLLISDMDSKERTSLLKSIRATRSSGYIYGVPLFKQVSGVYDGCSPMASAMVVSYWSTHGYPALPSDKATLFTQLASAMGTSDWPWTGTTWPWDIDDGINTVFYTYTLESPASNDYLPGWSGFVSEVGASRPFVLNMHNGGIPVGGSTAYGDHSVAVVGYVTSINNFVTIHDTWDDTNYHLLQDGSWDNIMTTWVRP from the coding sequence GACGGAAGTGAGAACAGCAATCAATTCGGTACGGTGAGTGCATCACAAAAACCGGACGATGAAATTGCGATTGTTGATGTAAAAGAAGCAGAATCAATTGCACTCCTGAATGCAAAAGACCTGTCAGTCACTTCCCCGGATTTTACGGAATGGAAAGACTCCCTGGTGAAACATGCGAAAACATACTATGATCTCAATGACAAGGAAGCGGCGTATGTTTTCGAAGTAATGGTTAATGGGGAATATGACGGGTATATTCTGGTTTCAGCAACCACCGGAAATTATCCGGTCCTCGAGATCACAAAAGGAAGAGTGCCGGGTTACAACGATGCAAAGTCAGCAGATGAAGAACCGGTCGAGAAATATACTTCGCAAAAGGGACTTACCATCATCGGTTCAAAACCCGTTTATTTAGGAAGCCTGTCGTATTATCGGAAATATTCCGTGATTGACCAAGACGGCACTAAAGAAACGGATGTATTTGTTGATGAACACACCAATGAAGTTGTGAAAGAATCAAGGAGTGACGTCACAGACCAGGAAGGAGCAGTGGTAAAAGTAACCGGGAAAATGCAGGCAAAGAAAAAAGCTGATATCCGGGCGCAATGGGACAAACAGAGGCTTCTTATTTCTGACATGGATTCTAAAGAGCGCACCTCCCTTCTCAAAAGTATCCGGGCAACGAGATCCTCCGGGTACATATATGGTGTCCCGCTTTTCAAACAGGTGAGTGGAGTCTATGACGGCTGTTCTCCCATGGCATCGGCAATGGTAGTCAGTTACTGGTCGACCCATGGCTATCCTGCACTGCCCTCTGACAAGGCAACCTTATTCACGCAACTCGCAAGCGCCATGGGGACGTCTGATTGGCCATGGACCGGGACGACATGGCCGTGGGATATTGATGACGGGATTAATACAGTATTTTATACCTATACCCTTGAGTCTCCGGCATCCAATGATTATCTCCCGGGCTGGAGCGGTTTTGTCAGTGAAGTCGGTGCGAGCAGGCCGTTCGTACTGAATATGCATAACGGAGGAATACCTGTAGGCGGGTCAACGGCCTACGGTGACCACAGTGTTGCTGTTGTCGGGTATGTAACAAGTATCAATAACTTCGTGACCATACATGACACATGGGACGATACAAATTACCATCTGTTGCAGGATGGAAGCTGGGATAACATCATGACAACGTGGGTAAGACCATAA